From Sphingomonas nostoxanthinifaciens, a single genomic window includes:
- a CDS encoding virB8 family protein — MSRPEFLTPPARNAYYDQAESWSDDRNRLLEASRRVAWIVAGAAGTIAALEAAALAFLVPIKTTVPYVVSVDRQTGYVELAQKLAPGGALTQQQAVIQSALVQYVLAREGFDAADLKEQYRRVQLWSDEPSRAQYVRWISKANPESPLNLYPASTTLKITVKGVTMLSPTSALVRYDAERVDPASTSSQLQSYSATIGFRFSGEPMRMEDRFVNPLGFQVTHYRRDAEAVAAVTVPASNGLLGGAR, encoded by the coding sequence GTGAGCCGTCCCGAGTTTCTGACGCCTCCCGCGCGCAATGCTTATTACGACCAGGCGGAGAGCTGGTCGGATGATCGCAACCGACTGCTCGAAGCGTCGCGTCGCGTCGCCTGGATCGTCGCGGGTGCTGCCGGCACGATCGCGGCGCTCGAAGCGGCCGCGCTCGCTTTCCTGGTGCCGATCAAGACGACCGTGCCCTACGTCGTCTCGGTCGATCGCCAGACCGGCTATGTCGAGCTCGCGCAGAAGCTCGCCCCCGGCGGTGCGCTGACCCAGCAGCAGGCGGTGATCCAGTCCGCGCTCGTCCAGTATGTGCTGGCGCGCGAAGGCTTCGACGCGGCCGACCTGAAGGAGCAGTATCGTCGCGTCCAGCTCTGGTCCGACGAGCCGAGCCGCGCGCAATATGTCCGCTGGATCTCGAAGGCCAATCCGGAGAGCCCGCTCAACCTGTATCCGGCGAGCACCACGCTGAAGATCACGGTCAAGGGCGTGACGATGCTGTCGCCGACGAGCGCGCTGGTCCGCTACGATGCGGAGCGGGTCGACCCGGCCTCGACCTCGTCGCAGCTGCAATCCTATTCGGCCACGATCGGCTTCCGCTTCTCGGGCGAGCCGATGCGGATGGAGGATCGCTTCGTGAATCCGCTCGGCTTCCAGGTGACGCATTATCGCCGTGATGCCGAGGCGGTGGCGGCAGTGACCGTGCCCGCGAGCAACGGCCTGCTGGGCGGCGCGCGATGA
- a CDS encoding type IV secretion system protein yields the protein MIDACTSAADSPLVRDLMGSVDCTTQNLLAGGYGVLAAPTGPVAAAITGILTLYIGFLGYRLMLGRGSLNVGEVAMIAIKIGLVFVLAGNWAVYQAVVCRVLFEAPAALAQLLVGSLQHAGSALSSNPFEALQQTFDELTRDVRSLASHAGDKSPLLGGLSFATMMLNADSYIIVFTSAGLLIATRVGLALLLALGPVVAGFLLFEATRGLVEGWLRAMIALALVSLTSVVLLQVELSMLEPILIQLATERAKDALTVETGMKATFVIAVFALATTGSILSAFLVSRGLRLPSFGGSAAQSAQQAAPIAQPAPRAADAILPRAAQVAAAAEQAARRNATNVRAAPAASIQASLAAGDRHRPANNNHAPTPDGAGIPTHRSARPRRELLVSRRKR from the coding sequence ATGATCGACGCCTGCACATCGGCGGCCGACTCGCCGCTCGTCCGCGACCTGATGGGGTCGGTCGACTGCACGACCCAGAACCTGCTCGCGGGCGGCTATGGTGTGCTGGCGGCCCCCACCGGGCCGGTCGCGGCGGCGATCACCGGCATCCTGACTCTTTATATCGGCTTCCTCGGCTATCGGCTGATGCTGGGCCGCGGCTCGCTCAACGTCGGCGAGGTCGCGATGATCGCGATCAAGATCGGCCTCGTCTTCGTGCTGGCCGGCAATTGGGCGGTCTATCAGGCGGTGGTCTGCCGCGTGCTGTTCGAGGCGCCGGCGGCGCTCGCGCAATTGTTGGTCGGCAGCCTGCAGCATGCCGGCTCGGCGCTGAGCTCCAACCCGTTCGAGGCGCTGCAGCAGACGTTCGACGAGCTGACCCGCGACGTCCGCTCGCTTGCCAGCCATGCCGGCGACAAGTCGCCGCTGCTGGGCGGCCTGTCCTTCGCCACCATGATGCTGAACGCCGACAGCTATATCATCGTCTTCACCAGCGCGGGCCTGCTGATCGCCACCCGCGTCGGCCTGGCCTTGCTGCTTGCCCTCGGGCCGGTGGTCGCCGGCTTCCTGCTGTTCGAGGCCACCCGCGGGCTGGTCGAGGGCTGGCTGCGCGCAATGATCGCGCTGGCCCTTGTCTCGCTCACCTCGGTGGTGCTGCTCCAGGTCGAACTGTCGATGCTCGAGCCGATCCTGATCCAACTCGCGACCGAGCGCGCCAAGGATGCACTGACGGTCGAGACCGGCATGAAGGCGACCTTCGTGATCGCGGTGTTCGCGCTTGCCACCACCGGCTCGATCCTGAGCGCCTTCCTCGTGTCGCGCGGCCTGCGCCTGCCGAGCTTCGGCGGCAGCGCCGCCCAGTCCGCGCAGCAGGCCGCACCGATCGCCCAGCCGGCGCCACGTGCAGCCGACGCCATCCTGCCGCGCGCCGCGCAGGTGGCGGCGGCGGCCGAGCAGGCGGCGCGGCGCAACGCCACGAACGTCCGCGCCGCACCGGCCGCCTCGATCCAGGCGTCGCTCGCTGCCGGCGATCGTCATCGCCCCGCCAACAACAACCACGCCCCGACGCCCGATGGCGCCGGCATCCCCACCCATCGCTCCGCCCGTCCCCGGCGCGAGCTACTCGTTTCCCGGAGGAAAAGGTGA